One Paraburkholderia sp. IMGN_8 DNA window includes the following coding sequences:
- a CDS encoding glycerophosphodiester phosphodiesterase family protein — MPGSVRFVVCGSIVGLMLAGCALTPVAADDRAAQVTSLPKIIAHRGGTGDAPENTLEAVRRSIAHHADAMWLTVQLSKDGVPVLYRPADLSALTDAKGPVSALTAVELARVNAGWSFRRGDAYPYRDQPAGIPTLREALRTVPAAMPVILDMKALPAAPQALAVARVLDEESAWSRVTIYSTEAEYQQSFAAYPQAKLFESRDATRGRLVRVLLDQGCVDAPAEHTSTAFELHRAMTVVEKFTLGEGRSDVLATLWTPATVACFRQKPDVRIVAIAVNSADDYLSAACLGIDAVLADSPSKMAAIREGVAMPLRCAARGAADQQ, encoded by the coding sequence ATGCCAGGTTCAGTACGATTTGTGGTTTGTGGTTCGATAGTGGGTCTCATGTTGGCGGGTTGTGCGTTGACGCCCGTGGCTGCGGACGATAGGGCAGCGCAGGTGACATCGCTGCCGAAGATCATCGCGCATCGCGGCGGGACAGGCGATGCGCCCGAAAACACGCTCGAGGCGGTTCGCCGGTCGATCGCGCATCATGCCGACGCAATGTGGCTCACCGTTCAATTGAGCAAGGACGGTGTACCTGTTCTGTATCGACCAGCCGATCTGTCGGCATTGACCGATGCGAAGGGGCCCGTGTCCGCACTTACCGCGGTAGAACTGGCTCGAGTGAATGCCGGTTGGAGCTTCCGTCGCGGCGATGCGTATCCCTATCGCGATCAGCCAGCCGGCATTCCGACGCTGCGCGAAGCTTTGCGCACGGTCCCGGCTGCCATGCCGGTCATCCTGGATATGAAAGCGCTACCCGCCGCGCCGCAGGCGCTGGCCGTGGCCCGTGTGCTAGACGAAGAAAGCGCGTGGTCGCGCGTGACGATCTATTCGACCGAAGCTGAATACCAGCAGAGCTTCGCGGCCTATCCGCAGGCGAAGCTGTTCGAGTCGCGCGACGCAACGCGCGGGCGGCTCGTGCGGGTGCTCCTCGATCAAGGCTGCGTGGACGCACCTGCCGAACATACGTCGACGGCGTTCGAGCTGCACCGTGCGATGACGGTGGTGGAGAAATTCACGCTGGGTGAAGGCCGCTCCGACGTGCTGGCAACGCTATGGACGCCCGCGACGGTCGCCTGCTTCCGGCAGAAGCCCGATGTGCGGATCGTCGCGATCGCGGTGAACAGTGCGGACGATTATCTGTCGGCGGCCTGTCTCGGGATTGACGCGGTGCTGGCGGATTCGCCGTCGAAGATGGCGGCGATCAGGGAAGGTGTCGCAATGCCGCTGCGGTGTGCGGCGCGCGGCGCAGCGGACCAGCAGTAA
- a CDS encoding HAD family phosphatase, with protein sequence MAIKAVVFDFGGVLIDWSPEYLYRHLIPDEAERRWFLTHVCSMDWVIRQDGGQPIVEATDELIAKFPDHEPLIRAFYERWHEMLGGVLEAGVATMAKLEAAGVPLFGLTNWSAETFPYAWEHYPVLRRFRDIVVSGRVKLVKPDPAIFAEMRRRIEAQLPGIQPAELAFIDDNLKNAEAATALGWRSVHHTSAARTEAKLRELGLPV encoded by the coding sequence ATGGCCATCAAGGCAGTCGTGTTCGATTTCGGCGGCGTGCTGATCGACTGGAGCCCCGAGTATCTGTATCGCCATTTGATTCCGGACGAAGCCGAGCGCCGCTGGTTTTTGACCCACGTCTGTTCGATGGACTGGGTGATCCGTCAGGACGGTGGCCAGCCGATCGTCGAGGCGACTGACGAGCTGATCGCAAAATTTCCCGATCATGAGCCGCTGATCCGCGCGTTTTACGAGCGTTGGCACGAGATGCTGGGCGGCGTGCTGGAAGCGGGCGTGGCGACGATGGCAAAGCTCGAGGCGGCCGGCGTGCCTTTGTTCGGGCTGACGAACTGGTCGGCGGAGACGTTTCCGTATGCGTGGGAGCACTACCCGGTGTTGCGGCGGTTTCGCGACATCGTCGTGTCGGGGCGCGTGAAGCTGGTGAAGCCCGATCCGGCGATCTTCGCGGAAATGCGCCGGCGCATTGAAGCGCAATTGCCCGGCATCCAGCCCGCCGAACTCGCCTTCATCGACGACAATCTGAAAAACGCCGAGGCCGCGACGGCACTCGGCTGGCGCAGCGTGCATCACACCAGCGCCGCGCGAACCGAAGCGAAGTTGCGCGAGTTGGGTTTGCCGGTTTAA
- the ugpA gene encoding sn-glycerol-3-phosphate ABC transporter permease UgpA produces the protein MEKRSSFGTSVLPYLLVAPQLAITLLFFLWPAGEALWQSTQSQDAFGTSSEFVGLANFKQLFADPLYLSSFNTTLIFCALVTVSGLVISLLLAVCADRVTRGAKAYQTLLIWPYAVAPAIAAVLWSFLFNPSIGLVTYGLAKYGIVWNHALNASQAMFLVVLASVWKQVSYNFLFFYAGLQAIPRSLIEAAAIDGAGPVRRFFGIALPLLSPTSFFLLVMNITYAFFDTFPVIDAATGGGPAQSTRTLIYKIFAEGFQGLDIGSSGAQSVVLMMIVVALTVVQFRFIERRVQYS, from the coding sequence ATGGAAAAGCGCTCTAGCTTCGGCACCAGCGTACTACCCTACCTGCTGGTCGCGCCGCAACTCGCGATTACGCTGCTGTTCTTTCTGTGGCCGGCCGGTGAGGCGCTTTGGCAATCCACGCAGAGTCAGGACGCGTTCGGCACATCGAGCGAGTTTGTCGGTCTGGCCAATTTCAAGCAGCTGTTCGCCGATCCGCTCTATTTGTCGTCGTTCAATACGACGCTGATCTTCTGCGCGCTCGTCACCGTGTCGGGACTGGTGATCTCGCTGTTGCTGGCGGTCTGCGCCGATCGCGTGACGCGCGGCGCAAAGGCCTATCAGACGCTGCTGATCTGGCCGTATGCAGTCGCGCCCGCGATCGCCGCCGTGCTGTGGTCGTTTCTGTTCAACCCGAGCATCGGGCTTGTCACGTATGGGCTCGCGAAGTACGGCATTGTGTGGAATCACGCGTTGAATGCGAGCCAGGCGATGTTTCTCGTCGTGCTGGCTTCGGTGTGGAAACAGGTGAGCTATAACTTCCTGTTCTTCTATGCGGGTTTGCAGGCGATCCCGCGCTCGCTGATCGAAGCTGCCGCAATCGACGGCGCCGGTCCGGTGCGGCGCTTTTTCGGCATCGCGCTGCCGCTCCTGTCGCCGACCAGCTTCTTCCTGTTGGTGATGAACATCACCTACGCATTCTTCGACACGTTCCCGGTGATCGACGCGGCCACCGGCGGCGGCCCCGCACAATCGACCCGCACGCTGATCTACAAGATCTTCGCTGAAGGTTTTCAGGGACTCGACATCGGTAGCTCGGGCGCGCAATCGGTCGTGCTCATGATGATCGTCGTGGCGTTGACGGTCGTGCAATTCCGCTTCATCGAACGCAGGGTTCAATACTCATGA
- a CDS encoding sn-glycerol-3-phosphate import ATP-binding protein UgpC, with amino-acid sequence MAALTLQSVKKTYDDKQFVLHGIDVDVADGEFVVMVGPSGCGKSTLLRMVAGLERISEGTISIAGKVVNQLEPKDRNIAMVFQNYALYPHMSVAENMGYALKIAGIDRAQIAKRVQAAAQILELEALLQRKPRELSGGQRQRVAMGRAIVREPAVFLFDEPLSNLDARLRVQMRLEIQRLHARLATTSLYVTHDQVEAMTLAQRVIVMNKGYAEQIGAPTEVYERPATVFVASFIGSPGMNLLEGRLSDDGSTFEVAGNGPKLPLQGVASIGEEVKAGREWTLGVRPEHMTPDHADATRATLTVDSCELLGADNLAHGRWGKHDVTVRLPHAHRPAAGEALQVALPAQHLHFFDPSTGRRAN; translated from the coding sequence ATGGCTGCACTGACTCTGCAAAGCGTTAAAAAAACCTACGACGACAAACAGTTCGTGTTGCACGGCATCGACGTTGACGTCGCCGACGGCGAGTTCGTCGTGATGGTCGGCCCGTCCGGTTGCGGCAAATCGACGTTGCTGCGGATGGTGGCCGGGCTCGAGCGCATCTCCGAAGGGACGATCTCGATCGCCGGCAAAGTGGTCAACCAGTTGGAACCGAAGGATCGCAACATCGCGATGGTGTTTCAGAACTACGCGCTATATCCGCATATGAGCGTCGCCGAGAACATGGGGTACGCGCTGAAGATCGCGGGCATCGATCGCGCGCAGATTGCAAAGCGCGTGCAGGCCGCCGCGCAGATTCTGGAACTCGAAGCGCTGCTCCAACGCAAGCCGCGCGAGCTGTCGGGTGGACAACGGCAACGCGTCGCGATGGGCCGCGCGATCGTGCGTGAACCGGCGGTGTTTCTGTTCGACGAGCCGCTGTCGAATCTCGATGCGCGGCTACGCGTGCAAATGCGCCTCGAAATCCAGCGCCTGCATGCGCGGCTTGCCACCACCAGCCTCTACGTCACGCACGATCAAGTCGAAGCCATGACCTTGGCGCAACGCGTGATCGTGATGAACAAAGGCTACGCCGAGCAGATTGGCGCGCCGACCGAAGTCTATGAACGGCCGGCAACGGTGTTCGTCGCGAGCTTTATCGGCTCGCCGGGCATGAACTTGCTGGAAGGCCGCCTATCCGACGACGGTTCGACGTTCGAGGTGGCGGGCAACGGTCCGAAGCTGCCATTGCAAGGTGTTGCTTCGATTGGCGAGGAAGTGAAGGCAGGACGCGAATGGACGCTCGGCGTTCGCCCGGAACACATGACGCCGGACCACGCGGACGCAACGCGCGCCACGCTCACCGTCGACTCCTGTGAACTGCTCGGCGCGGACAACCTCGCGCACGGCCGCTGGGGCAAGCATGACGTGACGGTGCGCTTGCCGCATGCGCACCGGCCGGCGGCAGGCGAAGCGCTGCAAGTGGCGCTGCCCGCGCAGCATCTGCATTTCTTCGATCCGTCGACGGGACGACGCGCGAACTGA
- a CDS encoding response regulator transcription factor translates to MRIALIEPDLRHAELVDRLIFAGGHACQHFVTSAPFLSRAADEFFDLLLTESWAGDRPAEDVIPRARLILPSLPVVVLLSEPRESEIVAALHAGADDCLSKPVRGPEMLARVNALLRRAGLRRPQNRRRDTIGGYAFDAAHFSVTFRGQTAILTPKEFRFALLLFTNLSRPVSRAHILETIWTRHRGVRSRTVDTHASRVRTKLQLRPELGYCLTPLYGYGYQLDAVPPEAVVEAG, encoded by the coding sequence ATGCGAATCGCCCTTATCGAGCCGGACTTGCGTCACGCTGAACTGGTTGACCGGCTGATCTTTGCAGGCGGCCATGCCTGCCAGCACTTCGTCACCAGCGCGCCGTTCCTGAGCCGCGCCGCAGACGAATTCTTCGATCTTCTTCTCACTGAAAGCTGGGCCGGCGACCGCCCCGCCGAAGACGTGATCCCGCGCGCCCGCTTGATTCTGCCGAGCTTGCCGGTGGTCGTTCTGTTGTCCGAGCCGCGCGAAAGCGAGATCGTCGCGGCGCTGCACGCCGGCGCCGACGACTGCCTGAGCAAACCGGTTCGCGGGCCGGAAATGCTGGCGCGCGTCAACGCGCTACTGCGCCGTGCGGGCCTGCGGCGCCCGCAGAACCGGCGGCGCGACACTATTGGCGGCTATGCGTTTGACGCCGCACACTTCTCCGTCACTTTCCGCGGCCAGACCGCCATACTGACCCCGAAGGAATTCCGCTTTGCGCTGCTGCTGTTTACCAATCTGTCTCGGCCGGTGTCGCGCGCGCATATTCTCGAAACCATCTGGACGCGCCACCGCGGCGTAAGGTCGCGTACCGTCGACACCCATGCGTCGCGCGTGCGGACCAAATTGCAATTGCGCCCCGAGCTCGGCTATTGCCTGACGCCGCTCTACGGTTACGGCTACCAGCTCGATGCAGTGCCGCCGGAAGCCGTTGTGGAGGCCGGATGA
- the ugpE gene encoding sn-glycerol-3-phosphate ABC transporter permease UgpE, with protein MIENRRGFDLFCHAVLILGVVLVVFPVYVAFCAATMSEHEVFSVPLSLVPSTHLFENIATVWTQGSGNAAAPFGRMLFNSLVMALVISIGKIAVSMISAYAIVFFRFPFRNLAFWLIFVTLMLPVEVRIFPTVQVVSSMHLSNTYSGLTLPLIASATATFLFRQFFMTLPDELMEAARIDGAGAMRFFWDVVLPLSKTNMAALFVITFIYGWNQYLWPILITSQQSLTTAVVGIKSMIASGDTATEWHLVMTATLLAMLPPLAVVLTMQRWFVRGLVDSEK; from the coding sequence ATGATCGAGAACCGCCGCGGTTTCGACCTGTTCTGCCATGCGGTGCTTATTCTCGGCGTCGTGCTGGTGGTGTTTCCCGTGTACGTCGCGTTCTGCGCGGCGACCATGAGCGAGCACGAAGTGTTCAGCGTGCCGCTGTCGCTGGTGCCGAGCACGCATCTGTTCGAGAACATCGCCACCGTTTGGACGCAAGGCAGCGGCAATGCGGCTGCGCCGTTCGGCCGCATGCTGTTCAACAGCCTCGTGATGGCGCTGGTGATCTCGATCGGCAAGATCGCCGTGTCGATGATTTCCGCGTACGCGATCGTGTTCTTCCGCTTTCCGTTTCGCAATCTGGCGTTCTGGCTGATCTTCGTCACGCTGATGCTGCCGGTCGAAGTGCGCATCTTTCCGACCGTGCAGGTCGTGTCGTCGATGCATCTGAGCAATACGTACAGCGGTTTGACCTTGCCGCTGATCGCGTCGGCGACCGCCACCTTCCTGTTCAGACAGTTCTTTATGACGCTGCCGGACGAACTGATGGAAGCGGCGCGCATCGACGGCGCCGGCGCAATGCGGTTTTTCTGGGACGTGGTGCTGCCGCTGTCCAAAACGAACATGGCAGCGCTGTTCGTCATTACGTTCATCTACGGCTGGAATCAGTATCTGTGGCCGATCCTGATTACGAGCCAGCAGTCGCTGACGACGGCCGTGGTCGGGATCAAGAGCATGATCGCGTCCGGCGACACCGCGACCGAGTGGCATCTGGTGATGACCGCGACGCTGCTAGCCATGTTGCCGCCGCTCGCTGTCGTGCTGACGATGCAGCGCTGGTTCGTGCGCGGACTGGTCGACTCGGAAAAGTAA
- a CDS encoding aminopeptidase P family protein translates to MNARLPETSSIPERLATLRRAMAREGVAAYLVPSADPHLSEYLPGRWQGRQWLSGFTGSAGTLIVTADFAGVWTDSRYWEQANAQLAGTGVQLMKMTGGQQTAPHFDWLAQNVAAGGTVGVDGAVLDVAAARALTQALTARGVKLRADVDLFDAVWPQRPSLPVAAVFEHAAPHASVARAEKLVQIRRAMVEKGTQWHFISTLDDLAWLLNLRGADVSYNPVFVAHALIGLEHASLFVSDGKVPQALADALARDGISVVPYAKAADALAALPSGSTLLIDPRRITFGSLQSVPSTVKIVEAVNPSTFFKSRKTEAEADHVRETMEQDGAALAEFFAWFEGALGRETVTELTIDERLTAARARRPGFVSLSFATIAGFNANGAMPHYRATEESHSVIEGNGLLLIDSGAQYLSGTTDITRVVPVGTISDEQRRDFTIVLKGTMALSRAQFPRGIRSPMLDAIARAPIWEAGADYGHGTGHGVGYFLNVHEGPQVISHYAPAEPWTAMEEGMITSVEPGIYRPGKWGIRIENLVLNVPAEKTEFGDFLKFETLTLCPIDTRCLDLSLLRDDERAWLNAYHETVRTRLSPHVSGDAKAWLELRTQPV, encoded by the coding sequence ATGAATGCCCGACTTCCCGAAACTTCCTCCATCCCAGAACGGCTCGCCACATTGCGCCGCGCAATGGCGCGTGAAGGCGTGGCCGCCTACCTGGTGCCGTCCGCCGATCCGCACCTGTCCGAATATTTGCCTGGGCGCTGGCAGGGCCGACAGTGGTTGTCGGGCTTCACCGGCTCGGCCGGCACGTTGATCGTGACCGCCGATTTCGCCGGTGTGTGGACCGACAGCCGCTATTGGGAACAGGCCAACGCGCAACTCGCCGGTACCGGCGTGCAGTTGATGAAGATGACCGGCGGCCAGCAAACTGCGCCGCATTTCGACTGGCTCGCGCAGAACGTTGCGGCCGGCGGCACCGTCGGCGTCGACGGCGCGGTGCTTGACGTGGCGGCGGCGCGAGCGTTGACCCAGGCGCTCACCGCGCGCGGCGTGAAGCTGCGCGCCGACGTCGATCTGTTCGACGCGGTCTGGCCGCAGCGTCCGTCATTGCCCGTCGCCGCCGTGTTCGAGCACGCGGCGCCGCACGCGAGCGTGGCCCGCGCGGAAAAGCTCGTGCAGATTCGCCGCGCGATGGTGGAGAAGGGCACGCAATGGCACTTCATCTCCACGCTCGACGATCTCGCGTGGCTGCTCAATCTGCGCGGCGCCGACGTGAGCTACAACCCGGTGTTCGTCGCGCATGCGTTGATCGGTCTGGAGCACGCGTCGCTATTCGTCTCGGACGGCAAGGTGCCGCAGGCGCTGGCCGACGCGCTCGCGCGCGACGGCATCAGCGTCGTGCCGTACGCGAAAGCGGCAGATGCGCTCGCCGCGCTGCCCAGCGGCAGCACGCTGCTGATCGACCCGCGCCGGATTACTTTTGGTTCGCTGCAATCGGTGCCGTCGACGGTCAAGATTGTCGAGGCAGTCAATCCGTCCACGTTCTTCAAATCGCGCAAAACCGAAGCTGAAGCGGACCACGTGCGCGAGACGATGGAGCAGGATGGGGCGGCGCTCGCGGAATTTTTCGCCTGGTTCGAAGGCGCGCTCGGCCGTGAAACGGTCACTGAACTGACCATCGACGAACGCCTGACGGCAGCACGTGCGCGCCGTCCGGGCTTTGTGTCGTTGAGCTTCGCGACCATCGCCGGCTTCAACGCGAACGGCGCCATGCCGCACTACCGCGCGACCGAAGAATCGCATTCGGTGATCGAAGGCAACGGCCTGTTGCTGATCGATTCGGGCGCGCAATACCTGAGCGGCACCACTGACATCACCCGCGTCGTGCCGGTCGGCACCATCAGCGATGAGCAACGGCGCGATTTCACGATCGTGCTGAAAGGCACGATGGCGCTGTCGCGCGCGCAGTTCCCGCGCGGCATCCGTTCGCCGATGCTCGACGCGATCGCTCGCGCGCCGATCTGGGAAGCCGGCGCCGACTACGGCCACGGCACGGGCCACGGCGTGGGCTACTTCCTGAACGTGCACGAAGGCCCGCAGGTGATCTCGCACTACGCGCCGGCCGAACCGTGGACGGCGATGGAAGAGGGCATGATCACGTCGGTCGAGCCGGGCATATACCGGCCGGGCAAGTGGGGCATACGGATCGAGAACCTTGTGCTGAACGTTCCGGCGGAGAAAACCGAGTTCGGCGATTTCCTCAAGTTCGAGACGCTGACGCTGTGCCCGATCGACACGCGTTGCCTCGACCTGTCGCTGTTGCGCGACGACGAACGCGCATGGCTGAACGCCTATCACGAGACGGTGCGCACGCGCCTGTCGCCGCATGTGTCGGGTGACGCGAAGGCGTGGCTGGAGTTGCGTACGCAACCTGTCTGA
- the ettA gene encoding energy-dependent translational throttle protein EttA, producing MAQYVFTMNRVGKIVPPKRQILKDISLSFFPGAKIGLLGLNGSGKSTLIRIMAGVDKDIEGEATPMPNLNIGYLPQEPQLDPQKTVREAVEEGLGDVFNAQKKLDEIYAAYAEPDADFDALAAEQAKYEAILATSDGGNAEQQIEIAADALRLPAWDAKIEHLSGGEKRRVALCKLLLEKPDMLLLDEPTNHLDAESVDWLEQFLTRFPGTVVAVTHDRYFLDNAAEWILELDRGYGIPWKGNYSSWLDQKEERLKQEESSESARQKAIKKELEWVRQNPKGRQAKSKARIARFEELNSQDYQKRNETSEIFIPVGDRLGNEVIEFKNVSKSYGDRLLLDDVSFKIPAGAIVGIIGPNGAGKSTLFRMLTGREQPDSGEIMQGPTVKLAYVDQSRDALDGSKTVFEEISGGADVLTVGKYETPSRAYIGRFNFKGGDQQKVVGNLSGGERGRLHLAKTLIAGGNVLLLDEPSNDLDVETLRALEDALLEFAGSVLVISHDRWFLDRIATHILAFEGDSQITFFDGNYQEYEADKRARLGEEGARPKRLRYKPITR from the coding sequence ATGGCCCAATACGTCTTCACCATGAACCGGGTCGGCAAAATCGTGCCGCCCAAGCGTCAAATCCTGAAAGACATCTCGCTGTCGTTTTTCCCCGGCGCGAAAATCGGTTTGCTCGGCCTGAACGGCTCGGGCAAGTCGACGCTGATCCGCATCATGGCCGGTGTGGACAAGGACATTGAAGGCGAAGCCACGCCGATGCCGAACCTGAACATCGGCTATCTGCCGCAGGAACCGCAACTCGATCCGCAAAAGACGGTGCGTGAAGCGGTCGAAGAAGGTCTCGGCGACGTCTTCAACGCGCAAAAGAAGCTCGACGAAATCTACGCGGCCTACGCGGAGCCCGACGCCGACTTCGACGCGCTCGCGGCCGAACAGGCGAAGTACGAAGCGATCCTCGCCACCTCGGACGGCGGCAATGCCGAGCAGCAGATCGAAATCGCCGCCGACGCCCTGCGTCTGCCGGCATGGGACGCGAAGATCGAGCATTTGTCCGGCGGCGAAAAGCGCCGCGTCGCGCTGTGCAAGCTACTGCTCGAAAAGCCGGACATGCTGTTGCTCGACGAGCCGACCAACCACCTGGACGCGGAATCGGTCGATTGGCTGGAACAGTTCCTGACGCGCTTCCCGGGCACCGTCGTCGCCGTGACCCACGATCGCTACTTCCTCGATAACGCCGCCGAGTGGATTCTCGAACTCGACCGCGGCTACGGCATTCCGTGGAAGGGCAACTACAGCAGCTGGCTCGACCAGAAAGAAGAACGCCTGAAGCAGGAAGAATCGTCGGAATCGGCGCGCCAGAAGGCGATCAAGAAGGAACTGGAGTGGGTGCGCCAGAACCCGAAGGGCCGTCAGGCGAAGTCGAAGGCGCGTATCGCCCGCTTCGAGGAACTGAACAGCCAGGACTACCAGAAGCGCAATGAAACCTCGGAAATCTTCATTCCGGTCGGCGACCGCCTAGGCAATGAAGTGATCGAGTTCAAGAACGTCAGCAAGTCGTATGGCGACCGTTTGCTGCTCGACGACGTCAGCTTCAAGATTCCGGCGGGCGCGATTGTCGGCATCATCGGGCCGAACGGCGCGGGTAAGTCGACGCTGTTCCGCATGCTGACGGGCCGCGAACAGCCGGATTCGGGCGAGATCATGCAAGGGCCGACGGTCAAGCTCGCGTACGTGGACCAAAGCCGCGACGCGCTCGACGGTTCGAAGACCGTGTTCGAAGAAATCTCCGGCGGTGCGGACGTGCTGACGGTCGGCAAGTACGAAACGCCTTCGCGCGCCTATATCGGCCGCTTCAACTTCAAGGGCGGCGATCAGCAGAAGGTCGTCGGCAATCTGTCGGGCGGTGAGCGCGGCCGGCTGCATCTGGCGAAGACGCTGATCGCGGGCGGCAACGTGCTGCTGCTGGACGAACCGTCGAACGACCTCGACGTCGAAACGCTGCGCGCGCTCGAAGACGCGTTGCTGGAATTTGCCGGCTCCGTGCTGGTGATTTCGCACGATCGCTGGTTCCTCGACCGGATCGCGACGCACATCCTCGCGTTCGAAGGCGATTCGCAAATCACGTTCTTCGACGGCAACTACCAGGAATACGAAGCGGACAAGCGCGCGCGTCTCGGCGAAGAAGGCGCGCGTCCGAAGCGCCTTCGTTACAAGCCGATCACGCGGTAA
- the ugpB gene encoding sn-glycerol-3-phosphate ABC transporter substrate-binding protein UgpB gives MSCKPLFRSLSVAAVLSFGISQTAHAATEIQFWHAMEAALGERLNDIANAFNASQSDYKIVPVFKGAYDQTLAAGIAAYRSGNAPAILQVYEVGTATMMQAKKAVIPVSDVFKQAGVPLDEKAFVPTIASYYSDSKTGQLISMPFNSSTPVLYYNKDAFKKAGLDPNQPPKTWAEVQQDAQKLKASGMACGYSSGWQSWIQLENYSAWHGAPFASENNGFDGANAQLEFNKPTQVAHIQFLQNMQKEGTFTYVGRKDEPVSKFYSGDCGIITNSSGSLATIKKYAKFSFGTGMMPYDAGVKGAPQNAIIGGASLWVLSGKDPAVYKGVAKFLAYLSSAPVAAKWHQDTGYLPVTNAAYQLTQQQGFYEKNPGSDTAIKQMLNKPPLPYTKGLRLGNMPQIRTIIDEELEQVWAQKKTPQEALDSSVTRGDELLRRFEKAGS, from the coding sequence ATGAGTTGCAAGCCGCTGTTCCGTTCGCTTTCCGTTGCCGCCGTGTTGAGCTTCGGCATCAGCCAGACGGCTCACGCCGCCACTGAAATCCAGTTCTGGCACGCCATGGAGGCCGCCCTGGGCGAACGTCTGAACGATATCGCCAACGCGTTCAACGCCTCGCAGAGCGACTACAAGATCGTGCCGGTGTTCAAAGGCGCCTACGACCAGACGCTCGCCGCCGGCATCGCCGCTTACCGCAGCGGCAACGCGCCCGCTATCTTGCAGGTCTACGAAGTCGGCACTGCGACAATGATGCAGGCGAAGAAAGCCGTGATCCCGGTCTCGGACGTGTTCAAGCAGGCCGGCGTGCCGCTCGACGAAAAGGCCTTCGTGCCGACCATTGCAAGTTATTACAGCGACTCTAAAACCGGCCAGCTGATCTCGATGCCGTTCAACAGCTCGACGCCGGTGCTGTACTACAACAAGGACGCGTTCAAGAAAGCCGGGCTCGACCCGAATCAGCCGCCGAAAACCTGGGCCGAAGTGCAGCAGGACGCGCAGAAGCTGAAAGCGTCGGGCATGGCGTGCGGATATTCGTCCGGCTGGCAGAGCTGGATTCAGCTTGAAAACTACAGCGCGTGGCACGGTGCGCCGTTTGCGTCGGAGAACAACGGTTTTGACGGCGCGAATGCCCAGCTCGAATTCAACAAGCCGACGCAAGTCGCGCACATCCAGTTCCTGCAAAACATGCAGAAGGAAGGCACGTTCACCTATGTCGGCCGCAAGGACGAACCGGTGTCGAAGTTCTATAGCGGCGATTGCGGGATCATCACGAACTCGTCCGGCTCGCTGGCCACGATCAAGAAGTACGCGAAGTTCAGCTTCGGCACCGGCATGATGCCGTACGACGCCGGCGTGAAGGGCGCGCCGCAGAACGCGATCATCGGCGGGGCAAGCTTGTGGGTGCTCTCGGGTAAGGATCCGGCTGTGTACAAGGGCGTGGCGAAATTCCTCGCGTATCTGTCGTCGGCGCCGGTGGCGGCGAAGTGGCATCAGGACACCGGTTATCTGCCGGTCACGAACGCTGCATATCAACTGACGCAGCAGCAAGGCTTCTACGAGAAGAACCCAGGCAGCGACACCGCGATCAAACAGATGCTCAACAAGCCGCCGCTGCCGTACACGAAGGGCCTGCGTCTGGGCAACATGCCGCAGATCCGCACCATCATCGACGAAGAACTCGAACAGGTCTGGGCGCAGAAGAAGACACCGCAAGAAGCGCTCGATTCGTCCGTGACGCGTGGCGACGAGTTGCTGCGCCGCTTCGAGAAAGCCGGTAGCTAA